A portion of the Limanda limanda chromosome 3, fLimLim1.1, whole genome shotgun sequence genome contains these proteins:
- the gch1 gene encoding GTP cyclohydrolase 1 produces the protein METSQQTQHGPGEQEEGGGAGGSGLNGHMDALEKRRPPAVQAPPGAGGWREDRTRSLEDNETCLPALAAAYTTILRGLGEDPQRQGLLKTPWRAATAMQFFTKGYQEKIIDVMNDAIFDEDHDEMVIVKDIDMFSMCEHHLVPIFGRVHIGYLPNKRVLGLSKLARIVEIYSRRLQVQERLTKQIAVAITEALQPTGVGVVIEATHMCMVMRGVQKMNSKTVTSTMLGVFREDPKTRDEFLTLIRS, from the exons atggAGACCTCCCAGCAGACCCAGCACGGCCCcggtgagcaggaggagggtgggggggccgGCGGCTCGGGGCTGAACGGGCACATGGACGCGCTGGAGAAGCGGCGACCCCCCGCGGTGCAGGCTCCTCCGGGGGCCGGCGGCTGGAGAGAGGATCGCACCCGGAGCCTGGAGGACAACGAGACGTGTCTCCCGGCCCTGGCCGCCGCCTACACCACCATCCTCCGGGGTCTGGGCGAGGACCCCCAGCGCCAGGGGCTGCTGAAGACCCCCTGGAGGGCCGCCACCGCCATGCAGTTCTTCACCAAAGGCTACCAGGAGAAAATTATAG acGTGATGAACGACGCCATCTTCGACGAGGACCACGACGAGATGGTGATCGTCAAAGACATCGACATGTTCTCCATGTGTGAGCACCACCTGGTGCCCATCTTCGGcagg gTTCACATCGGTTACCTCCCCAACAAGAGAGTCCTCGGCCTCAGCAAGCTGGCCAG gatTGTTGAAATCTACAGTCGGCGACTACAAG TTCAGGAGAGGTTGACCAAACAGATCGCCGTGGCGATCACCGAGGCCCTGCAGCCAACCGGGGTCGGCGTCGTGATCGAGGCAAC tcacATGTGCATGGTGATGCGTGGCGTTCAGAAGATGAACAGTAAAACCGTCACCAGCACCATGTTGGGAGTTTTCAGAGAAGATCCAAAAACCAGAGACGAGTTTCTGACGCTGATCcggagctga